In Larus michahellis chromosome 28, bLarMic1.1, whole genome shotgun sequence, the DNA window AGAAGAGCCTTACCATGCATGAGTATAACAcaactttctgtctttttcagaaAACGTCCAAAATGAGCTGGGTGAGTTGAAAGATGAAAAGTAATTTTGTCATATCTACACCCCTCCACCTCCATACTGTACTAAAATAAGGTCTATTAACATTCTGCTCTAATTTTAATTAATCAttcatttcttttcttgcagatttCAGAAGAGCTCAAAAAAACGCAGGTAAGTCAAATCTCACCTGCCGTTAACCTCATGTTCTTTCATGCACATACCAGAGTCTATCCCTTGTGTCATGAAAAACTCACAGGCTGTCAGAATTTGGGGAAATTTTGAAGCCCATGGGTTGAAAGAGACCATCTCCCATCTACACAGTTCTCAGTGTCATGAATTGGAGCGAAGCATTTCTGCACCAACTAGGACGCTTTTACACGTTATGTGCCTTTGAGAGATTCAGCTTTGTGCTTTATTCCAAAAAATTCATCTGCCAGATGCATCTAACCAGAGAGCCTGGATCCCCTCAGTCAGAGAAAAGATGAATTAACAAAGGCACAGTGAAGCCAGAGAAGAGGCATGTCCTGATGGATATTATTTCTGCTATTGAGTTTTTGTCTGACAAAAGCATACTGTATATTCCTGGGGTATTTAgttgtttgctttgatttttttagtgtttttatttttttttcttattttatgatTTCTCTCCTTTATTCACTTCCTTCGAGACTattgtttattttcctgaaaatcagaaataacCTGGtgctttgtaattatttttttttcttcctttctcaagTTAATATCACTCTGGATGAGAATTGCAAACATCCCAGCCTCATCattaaggagaaaaacagagtCATGTCCTCCACGCAGAAGGAGATCCTGCCCAAAGCAGTGGTGGTAGCTACTAAAGGGTTTTCAGAAAAGAGACATTACTGGGAAGTGGAGGTGGGGGATAAATCAGAGTGGGAGCTGGGTGTCGTGGATGAGGAAATTAGAAACACACTGAGGAACAACACAATAAATACTTTCCCAAAGGGGAATTTACTCAGTCTGCGGTTTTCTCAGGGAAAATACACCTTAACTGGTGGGAAAGGTGAAGGAAATTTCAAGCCCTGCAGCGTGGTAGGTGTTTTCCTGGATTGGGAATCTAGCACGCTGTCATTCTTTGATGTTGAAGAAAAGTGCCTTCTTGAGTCTCTCACTTTTGAGCTTTCTGGGAATCTGTACCCATTCTTCAGTCCAGGCTCTGACGACAAATGGTTGGGAGTACGCCCTGTATacacttaaaatacaaatactCCGTGACATCCTTCCACAGGGCCAGGAGGAGATTGATAAATTAATTATGTGGTGAATCGCAGAGGAcgggaaagcagagaggaaacaaacaaacaaaaaaagtaatatcAGCTTTTAAAACCATGGTCAAGAAAGAGTCTATGAAGTACTTCTTAGGGATTCATCTTGTACTAAGGAACTGATTTTGTAAAAACCCAGACCTGTCAAATGTTACAATTTCAATTCATTCTGCCTGGACTAAACAAACAtggatttatttcagtatttgttgCAGTTGTTGTGTATTCTTTTTTAACTAATAAACCCATCAGAACAATTTACCAGGAAGAGTATGAATGGAAATTTCAAATTTTATACAAAGTCAGAAAACTATTAATAACAATCACATTATGAACTATGAAATGCAAGTAGCCTTTTTGGAGATGTGCTTTTAGAGATGTTAAGCGATAAGGGTGAAATCCACAGATCACATAAAACTCAGGAATAATTCCTTATATGTAAGCGGTTGGTTAAGTTCATTTGACTTAAGGAATGGGAGTCAAGTGTTAGATTCAGCTGCCCAAATGTGGAAGCCTAATGCAATTGGAGCTCCCACAGGGCTATCAGAGCATGGGATTTCTGGGATTTTTCTCAGACcctcctgaagcagcagctgaagatgGGAGAAAGTGTGACATGGCATCTCAAGTGGTAATAGACGTCTGTCTTCTGGCAAGTGAATGACATCTTATTCTCTACTATCTGTAACTGGAGTGTAAAACTCATGCTCGCATGTAAGCAGTGTGgcaggttgaccttggctggccaccaggtgcccaccaggcTGTTCTATCATTCTCCTTCCTCAACCGGTTAGAGGGGGAAAATTTGACAAAAGGCTCGtaggttgagataaggacaggaagaTCACTTAGCAATTACtgtcataggcaaaacagactcaaattggggaaattaattcaatttattgccaatcaattcagagtagaataatgagaaataaaatcaaatcttagAAAACACCTTCACCCCACCCTACCCTTCTTCCTgggttcaacttcactcctaaCTTCTCTGCCTTGTCCCCCTGGGTaatgcagggggacagggaatggggttTGTTGTCAGTTCATAATGCACTGTCTCTGCAGCACCTTCCTTCacacaggttgcccaaagaagctgtggctgccccatccctggaggtgttcaaggccaggtttgagcagcctggtctggtgggaggtatccctgcccatggcaggggggttggaccgaggtgatctttaagatcccttccaacccaaaccattctatgattctatgagtcaaTTAAACTGAACCAGTTAGAAAtggtattgggtttacatggcaaagttttggtagctggaggtggggaagctgcaggggtggcctctgtgagaataGGGTTGTGGGCTCTAGAGCAGAGactcctctgcagcccatggaaattTTGTAAGAATCCACGATGGAGTGGGTATTTCCCtgcagtctctggagacatcACACTGCATCCCATAGAAAACCCAACCCTGAGCAGGTGGATATTTCCTAAAGAAGCTGAGGTCCATGGAGGATTTATGCTAGAGGAGATCCTGAAAGACTATAGCctatggaaaggacccatgctggaacaggaAAGAAGTGTGAGTAGGAAGGAGTGACAGAGCAGAACAGTTACTAACTTCTCAGAAGACAAAAAGGggttgttatatatatatatgaatatatatattcatatatatgcatatatattcatatatatatatgaagggatactgttaaaaatacagaatgttacagttatatatatgaatatatttatatattttatatatatattatatatatgaaGGGATactgttaaaaatacagaatgttaCAGAGTTGCTTCACTTTAATTGTCCTCAACTTAGGCTTTATTCAGTGCAAGCGTATGTATGTCCAGTAGAAATCTCCAGCTGAGTTGGTCATCTTACGGTGTCCAACTTTGCCCAGTGCAACGTGATTTCCCAAAGTGTTCATCCTTTGGAGTGGGGCAGCAAGGAGCCTACCCAATGGGGTGCAGGTCCCCAATGGATGGGTTCCCTTCTGGTGCAACAGGTATATAAGGTTGTCCTAGAACAGAAAGATGAAGAACAGAGTTAAACGATGAACGGAGCTTAGCAAATGCAGAGTGGTTTTAATCCACCACATACCATGTCATTACCAGTGTGATGGCAGGATGTAGGCAAACTTCTGCATGGCTGGGAAAACCACACATCTGATTATGTAAAAAGTGTAGCCcacttcctcctttcttcttgtctgaccttggttgttgccctcacattttttccttactgttgtGCTGCATTTTGCCCCGTCATAAACACGTCTTCTCAGAGGTGCCACCAGATTCATGGATTGCCTCAGCATCCACCTGGAGTAGCTCCATTTTGCAGCCAGCATGAATCAACTGTGTCCAACATGGGAGCAACCCCTCACTCTTGACCACAGAGGCCACCCTAGCAGACCCTCTGCTACCAAAGCCTGGCCACAGACACCCAGTACACACCGAAAAAAAGTTTCTTATATTTACCTATCATCTTATACAGACTCTTTGATTTTAGTTTTCATCAACAGGTGAAAggcattttttatcattttcccaGTAGTGCAGAATTGCTCCTCCTACTTCAGTGATAACGAGTCACCTTGTTCCTTCCTGTGTGTTTTAAAGGTACTAGCCAGGACACTGCTTCCAACAGGTAAGAGCACAAGGCTTATTTAATGCTAGAAAGGATGCACAACGACAATCGCAAAAGAATATATTCTAGATGTCTTTTGGGGCAGGTATATTCTCCTTAGTACTTGACAAGTGATATCTGAGGATTAATGAATGAGAGGGAATAAAGTGAAGGACATTTTAGTGTTAGTAAGGAAGCAGTATTTTAACAACTAACCCTAGGAGTATTTATGTTAGTTATGTTAGTTCTGAGATTGGTACTGTAGTTTTAGTCATTTTATCTCATCAAACTGCTACTTTGTTGGTACAGAAGGTTCTTCCAACGTGGTTGATTGAAAATGTAACATCCTCTGCTTTGGAGTggtaaacatttattaaaatgatCTTTGTAATAGAGGTATGGAAAACAGTGACAATCAGATCTACATGTTGCTGTTTTCATTAATTCAAAATGTTGAATGTTTGGGATGTAAATGTTAGTACTCTGTCCTTCAAGGAGACTCTCATGAAAAGATGTAAATGCCAGTTGAACAAGTTCTGACCCCTTGACAACAtcgctagttacaggcctccaactggactctgcaccTCTGATCACAACCCTGTTTCTTGAAATGAATGTATCATCTATCAAAttgtggcatggcacagctcactTCTGCACACATGCTGCAGGTATAGGACAAAATGCACACATAAAAGGGTAGGGGAAAGGAAAACCTTTTAAGCTAAGGTATTAAACTATGCATAACCCAGAATATGATCAAGAATGTGTAATACAAAAACTGCAATGAAGCATTCAGTTTGTCTAAGAAAATGATATGATGtttcatttcacagaaaaattaccatatttttaaaaaaaaattattcctctcTAACTGAACAAATTCTCATGGTTGATTCTTTGTGTGAGTTTTTAAAGAAGGGATACAATTCTTCTGAGAAAGCACAGTCTTTAAACGTGAACATCACAGACATGTCAGTAACATTGAAAAAAGTCAACATTCTCTCTTCACAATCAAGGTAGACTCCgattttcctgggttttttctGCACCGTTAATGGTGTCCATGGATCAGTTCTTGCccagtaatttttaaaacttaagcCCAGAGCCCAGAATTGTTCTTTAGGTGACAGAGATATTGTTCCTTTCTTTGGAGCGGATTTTCCAGCTACTCCCAGGTCCCAGTCATTGCTTTTTTCAACATCCACTTCCCAGTAATGCTTCCCGGAGGAGAAACCTTTTGAGCCCAGCACACAGACAGATGAATCAAAACTCCTTTCAGTTTGAGTCACTTTCTGGGCCTGTGACTTATACGTAAAACTCTTCTCATCCGCATCAATAGACAAGTTTGGATGGGCTGTGTTCCCATCAACCTTGATGTCGTCTGCAACAAAGAGAAATTTGGGGGtttataaacatttctgtaaagCAAATATGCAAGAAGAGAAGGAAGCCGTACTGTAcagcattttattctgaaaatctcCCCACAACCAGTCTAGGAAGACCTCTTAGCCTGTAGCGATGAAGAACTGTGCTCAGACATCACTGCAATAAAAGGCATTTGCAGACTCACGGTCCTTTCCATGCTCAGCACTGCTTCTGTAGTATTCACAGATTTCAAGCCATTGAGTATAGACATAAGGAAAGACATTATTTTACCTGCATTGCCACGAGCCTTTCTGAACTCTGAAaacaaataaggagaaaaaaaaaaaaaaaagagaacaagaaaaaaacaggtaAGAACAAAGTCCAAACATTGACTGAAAAGATTTCCCAGCTCCAAGTTGGGAAATCTCAGACTGAGTCTAAGCTTAAACTGTGCCGATCAACTGATAATCAAATTCCCTCTTGCTCTCTCAAGCCCTGTGATTACCTGCGAGGTCTGAAGAAGGGTCTGAAGCTGGGATGAGTTTCCTACTTGAGAACTGCTTTCTCCCTCAGGTCTCAATTTGCTGCCTTGGTGGCCTTTTACGTGGATGCCCCACCAGCCACACTCCACATTTCAAACCATGAGATACCCCTGGTCAGCAGCCCAGCATTTCCAGGGACACAGAAAGAGACAGCCACCTTCGTGACACTCATGGAAATAAGTTTCAGCCACATTTTGTGCATTTGTCAGGCGGCAGTGCATACAAAGGAACAGGTTGTGTGAATTTTCCCCAGTCCTCTGAAGGGAGGACAGAGCGCACTTTCCAGTGAGTTTCTGGGTACGTGCAACCATGACAGCTTTGTGCAATCGTGGCTGGGCAAAGAAGGATAGTGGAGAAGATGTGTCAGGCAGAGAGCCTGCTATCCAAACCAAGCTGCTGAGAAGTCAAATCAGACAAGTCAATATTAACTATTTGCCAGGGCAGAATCAGCTGAGCTTGTGTTTTTATGTGTGAGAGATGAAAAGGCAACCCAGCAGGATTGTGAAGTTGTGAAATGTGAGTTTAAGGGATTAGCTCAAAGGTAGGCATCTATATGTGAAAAACATATAGTTTTGGATGAATGCCTGAGCGCGTGAACATACAGGTGTGAGGAGCACACCTGGAACTGCATGAAGGGAAGGCTTTGAATCCCCAGGTGTCACAAGCTCTAAATTCATTGTCCTGTAAAACAAGAACCATTCCTTCCTCTCTTCGATTTTCCCCCTTCACTAGGCATAAAGGACTTAATTGACAACAATGACTTACCAATTTCTTTCCTCTGATCCACTGCAAACAagagaaatgcacagaaaaaaaaacattactatGGATTAGACATCAGTACTTGGTAGCACTACAGGATGGCTCTGGATACAGACAACTCTATTAATACCAAAGTTCAGCCATATACTGAAATGCCatattttaaaacactatttCTGGATTCACCATAGGTTTCCATGCAGTCAGATCTACATGACATTCATGATCATTCTTAAATGGGCTTTTGTTCTTCCTATGCATATCAGGAGGAACTTTTCTGACTCGTGATATGCGGAAATCTTTTGCACACCAGAGGGCAACAGACGGTAAAGTATAGCCAGGTCATTAAAGCTGGATGTATCAAAAGACATGGGAAGAATACAACATGTAAAAGAGGACCATTTGAGCTACTGTGAGTTATTCCCATGGATTAGGTTAGGCTTCATAATAGAAACAGCTTCCTGAAGATTCAGGTGACATATTTCCAAGGAACATGCAGAGCAAAGTATAGACAATTTTCAATGACAATAAACATGAAAGCATGTAGGCAACCAGAGAGACTCACCATCCTTTGCAAGCAGTTTGTCTGACAAGTCCCCGTAGGCAGCAAGAGAAGAAGAGCAAGAAAGCCAAGTCAGGGCAAGAACCACAACTTGCAAAACAGTCCACTTTGGGACATTCTGCCCAAGGAAGCAACAAAAATCTGGCATGGTAAATGACTAATGCTCCTTGGAGCTGCATCTCACAGGCTTCTGACCCTAGTAGTGATCTCTTCAACACTCCATCACCACCCACTTTCCCACCAGGCTCCAGGGCTGGCTGATGGCCGAGGCTTTCCAGTCCCATCATCCCCATCTGAGCTCTACCTCTACATATCTTACCCTCAATCTCCTGCTTGTACTAAAGCATCCACCAGCCAGAACCCACAAGCAACACACGATGAAGACCCGCAAACCTCACAATTAGCTGACTCACATGACCTCTAGGGAGAAAGCAGCACTCACCAATCTCCTTCTTCAGGTTCTCtgcaagaggaggggaggaaaggattACAACTTCCTTAGAACCCTACCTCAAGTAcagggaagactagggaaaaagCCTGGGTCTTATTAAGGAAGGCAGACTAAGCCTCTGTGAACACCAGCTGCCAGCCAGGGGTCTGAGCCAGTCTGCCAGCCATGGCACTGAGGCATGGCAGCAGCGCACTGCTTGCACTCACCCTTCTCTGCATGATGTGCTGCCCTGTCTTGTGACAGGAGCTCTTCTCCACATAAGAAGTagggagaaagaagggggagCAATGAGGGCTGCCCAGGTAGGGTCTGGTGccagcagtggggacaggggcTCCCTCGGCTCTGGATGCAGCAGCATCCATCACCTTCAATCCTTGAGACCCATTGCCCTCCCACCCACTCCCTACACCTCACAGTAAtgtccctccccagcacagaCACCCAGCACGTCTGCTAGCTGTACTGGCATCACAGTCACATGTCCTCATGGCATGTCAGGTGCCGAGGGACACAGCACCTGTCCTCAACCAGCATCTGGCAAAACAGAAGCTGGAGTAGCCCCACCAAGACCTCCCTGCCCCTTCTTTCTGGCTCACACAGGGGATTCATCCTGGCAGTTTCCTACTTCCCAGGGGACAGTGTTCCCTTTCCCCGAGCATATGGATTCTCTCTCTTGGGTCACCACTTCTCCCCTTGACTCAGCAGCAAGGACGCAGAGCCTTCACAATGGAGCCCAGTAAGCAACAAGCCCCCCCAGTAATGAGAACAGCCCACCAGTCCTGCCAAATGCACGACAGGCCAGGAGAAAAACCAAAGACCCAGGCACAGGTCAACCCTGGGACAGTCAATTCTTCACTGCTGAGCTCACCCCATGGGCAGGCAAGGACACCAAACCCCAGACATCCACACTTACCAATCTGCCTCTCGAGGACTGCTGGAAGACAAAGACACCATAAATAGTACCCCCACAGCAGCTATTGGTCAACCcctcataaaaaagaaaagaggcaaaatccATCCCACAACTGCGCGTGGGGCACTGCCCTGGCAAAGCCCAAACCAGGGAGCACCAGCTGCCATGTTGAGTCTTGGGCACTGGCAGGGTCTTTCAACGTGGCACTCGGGAAGCAGTTGGCATTGCTGGAGCGTCCCTCCTCACCCACCCCGAGGCCTCTATCACGGTGCTGAAGGCATGTGAGCAAGCAGAAGACTCACCATTCATTGCACATAGTTTCGCTGCCGAGTCACCGTGATCACAGGAGAAGAAGCCATGATGTCAGGGCAAGACTCATAATGTCCTTGCAAACCAGTCCACTCTGTTTGCACTCCCACTCATCCTCCCTGGGACCGTCCACCCCAGGGAGGGATGAAAAACTCCTCTGGCATGGTGGATGGCTCACCCTCCTTGGAGCTACTCATCACATGGCTCTGACTGGGACCCATGTCCCTGCCAGGAGCCAGGCCTGGCCAGAGACCTAGGCTCTCCTCCCCACCGGCCGTACCGTGGCCTTCCCTCAACATCTCTCTCCTTCATGCTCCTGTCTGCACCAAACCTCCATCAGCTTGGACACCACCAGACACCCACCAGGACAACCCCAAATCTCACTTGTTGCATAGGCCGTGGCTGCCACTAGAGCTCCTTTTCTGGGGGACATTTGGTTGAAGAAAGCTGAGGGAAAGCATGGAGCGATCACCTCCAACCCAGCTGTCTCTCAGCATTCCTGACACCAGGCACGCTCATACTGCAGGCTCTCCTGGCTATATCTCGTGGGGTCAGGGCTGACTTGCCCTCCACTGTCCCACCCTGGCACTGCATGCCACGATCTGCTTGTAACATGGCCCCTGAGGAGTCGGTGACACTTACCAATCTCCTTTGGGTTTCCTGTaagaaaagagggggaggaaTGGACACCTTGCTTAGCACCAGAACTCCAAGGAAGACAAGGGGAAAAATCATCCACAGGGGACCACGGATTGACAAGAGAAGCAAAGCCCTCATGTCTTGTAGCACGATTGCTATTGAGATCTGCAAGGAAGCCTTGCCCCACGAGTCCTCTACCAGGAACAAGGGATAACAGGGGCGTAGCACATCCCTCTTTCAGAGAGCATGCGTACTGGCTTCCTGGATCTCTTTGGAGAAAGACCCAGCCCACCCTCCCTTCCTGGCTGCCCATGCTGCACCACTCACACCGAGGCCCTTCGAAGGACAGCATAGAATGTCTTCAGTAAGACAGACTTGACCTCCTTGAAGACCTGCTCCCAATCAAAATTCTCCTGGGCACTGAGCCGTGGCAACAGTGCACTGCTTGCACTCACCCTTCTCTGCATGACGTGTTGTCCTGTCTTGTGACAGGAGCTTCTCTGCAAATAAGAGTTAAGGAGAGCAATGAGGGCTGCCCAGGTGGGGTCTGGTGccagcagtggggacaggggctccctcctccctcgGCCCTGGCACAGGATCATCCATCACCTTCAATCCTTGAGACCCATTGCCCTCCCACCCACTCCCTACACCTCACAGTAATGTCCCTCCCCGGCACAGACACCCAGCACGTCTGCTAGCTGTACTTTCATCACAGTCACATGTCCTCATGGCATGTCAGGTGCCGAGGGACACAGCACCTGTCCTCAACCAGCATCTGGCAAAACAGAAGCTGGAGTAGCCCCACCAAGACCTCCCTGCCCCTTCTTTCTGGCTCACACAGGGGATTCATCCTGGCAGTTTCCTACTTCCCAGGGGACAGTGTTCCCTTTCCCCGAGCATGGATTCTCTCTCTTGGGTCACCACTTCTCCCCTTGACTCAGCAGCAAGGACGCAGAGCCTTCACAATGGAGCCC includes these proteins:
- the LOC141735040 gene encoding LOW QUALITY PROTEIN: butyrophilin subfamily 2 member A1-like (The sequence of the model RefSeq protein was modified relative to this genomic sequence to represent the inferred CDS: deleted 1 base in 1 codon), whose amino-acid sequence is MGVSVQLTAVIFILVLVSTHHLAAGDGHDPLLVLDGYEDEGIRLKCFTERLFSEVQVLWTDGRGGSLTGTPLNTNTITANASSSIILKPGSGNAVSCKIIDKLLKTSTESSVVIANVFFPATSPWLAAFIVILLLGIFLVIAAIYKLRSNSKTTTRERNAQKEFQKEIADLKDELDEEWDRFQNENQDMLDKIENVQNELDFRRAQKNAVNITLDENCKHPSLIIKEKNRVMSSTQKEILPKAVVVATKGFSEKRHYWEVEVGDKSEWELGVVDEEIRNTLRNNTINTFPKGNLLSLRFSQGKYTLTGGKGEGNFKPCSVVGVFLDWESSTLSFFDVEEKCLLESLTFELSGNLYPFFSPGSDDKWLGVRPVTLKIQILRDILPQGQEEIDKLIMW